The window ATTGTGTCCTTTTCTCATGTCGACGTAGTCGTTGAAAATATAAATGGGATATTTAGGATCAAAAATCATGACTGGACAATAATGAAGGAGATGTTATCTGACTATCCGTGGCAGACGCCCAACTTACAATCAACTAGCCTGGGTATTCTTCACGATTTAGCGATATCTTATAAAAGAGATTCTATCTGGTGGGTAATGAGCGCGAAGAAAGAAGAAACACGATTAAGAAGGCTTGGCATATTAATTACTTCATCTGAAGCAGGGGAAAAAAACCAACTTTGCGAAAGAAACAATAATTTTATATTCAATAACATTAAAATTTGACCGAACCCTAACTGTGATGGATATCACCGGCAAATTGGTAATGATTGTTAAATATTAATGAATCAAAAATACCTAACAGAATTTGAGAGAGTTCTAGATGATGCTGTTTAGACTATGGACATATGTTGAAAATCCAAAAAAGAGTAGTATAATTTAGCTGAAATTAATATTTTCTATTGAGGTTGTCAAATGAGTGAAATTAAACTTATTCACCTTTTTGAAGTGAAAGAGCAAGAGATCGTAGATCTTATGAATAATAATATGGTGAAAAAACATATGCCATTGCTCAACAAAGGATTTTCTGCCGAAGATTGCAAAACCTTTCTGAAATCAAAAAAAGAAATTTGGGATGAGCATGGGTATGGTCCCTGGGCCTTTCTTATCGATGATAAATTTGCGGGTTGGGGAGGGCTACAACCTGAGAATGGTGAGGCTGATTTTGCACTGGTTCTTCATCCTAAATATTGGGGCTATGGAAAAAAAATTTTCAACAAAATAAAAAACTGGGCGTTTAACGAAATTGATATTGAAACTATAACCGCTTTATTTCCTCCAGGCCGAACAAATTCAAAAGCTATAAAACATCTTGGTTTTATTGATGATGGAGAATTGACCATTGATGGTGAGTTGTTTCTAAGGTTTAGATTTAACAGGCTAAAAGCATAAAGGCTTTCTCTCTTTTTTTGGGGGAGGGTCCTACACTAGAAATTTTACAGCAAAATCTATTTAACCAAATAATTCAGAAAGGCCTTGTCTAAGTTGTGGTGGCTAATAAGAATACTGCTTGAAGATCGTACGATAGTAAGCAAAGAGGAAACCCCTCTGCTTACTATAAGAGCCTTAAAGGGAGGCAGAGTCACGGTTACGAATTTTCTTCCAATTAGTATTCGCTTTACTGATATTTCCAGATATGTCTTTCATCCACATGCCCTTAATTTTATTATCAAGGTTAACATAGAGCTTTCCTTTAACGATCTCCCATACTAGTGGATCAGCGTGAAATTTTTTATTTACGCTTACTCCAAATGCACACCAACCACCGAAAGCAGGTGCATATCTTTTTGGATTACCGTCAAATTTAGCCTTATTCTCTTTGTTGATGAAAAGATATTGTTGCCCCTTATACTCTGATACATGATTTCCATTTCCCATAACTGGGCGACCGATCGTATGGTAACTTATGGCATCGTATCCCCTAAGGGCCGGAAGTGCATTCTCCTCTACGGCAAAAGCAAAAGTTGAAAGCATTAAAAATGCTAAAATGGTAAATAGTTTAGTTGTTTTCATATTCATCTCCTTTTCGATTGATAAAAAGAGTATCGATGATTTTTAGTACAAGCTGAATGTTTAGGAGTTCTGAAAGTATGACAATCAATTCGGAAATTTATAAAAATTTACGACACTTTCTCTTTATATATGGAAGGGCATCTTTCTCAAACCAACGATTTTTAGCGAGCCAAATATTGTTTCTCGGCGACGGGTGAGGAAGAACAATCTTGTTATCTTTAGACTTGTATTGGTTCTTAATTAAAGTAGTTAAATTTCCATATTTTCCAAATTCACGATCACAAGCGTACTTTCCAATATAAATTTCGAGTTTAATATTAGTAAGATAGTTCCTTACAGGTTCCATCCATTCTTCAGCACACTCTTTTCGGGGAGGTAGATCACCACTTTTGCCTTTGCCAGGATAGCAAAAACCCATAGGAACTAGTGCAACAATTGAGGGGTTATAGAATTGCTTATCTGTTATTCCCAACCACTCCCTAAGTCTTTCTCCGCTCTTGTCATCCCAAGGTTTAGATGAATTGTGGGCTAAAACACCCGGTGCTTGGCCCACAATTAAAATTTTTGAACTCTTCTTGAATTGAATTATAGGATTCGGATCATAAGGAAGAAAGTCCTTACAAATTTGACACTTTTTAATATCCCTAAGAAGAGCATTACTCATTAAAGTACTCCAAATCCGATCATTAAAATTGAGAACCAACCTACAAGATAAACAGGAGTTCTCAAATATGGAACACCTAAAGTATAAACTACTGCATGGATAATTCTTGAAATGAAGAATATTTTTGCCCAACAGATTGCACTTTCTGACCCAGGTGAAACAATTGTCGCAACAAGCACCACGGCAGCAAAAGCTGGTAGTGTTTCAACAAGGTTCAAATGTGCCCTTTTTGATCTTTGTGCCCACATAGGAGGGATAGGTTCTTTTTCTGGGTATCCTTCTGGATAATTACCAATGAAAGTTCCAATTCCCCATAAAAACATTCTATTTGTAATGTAGGGAATCCAGAGCAATACACTCAGTATCGCCGTATAGACTAAGTAGGTTAATTCGATGTTCATAAGCTCTCCTTTGATGTTATTGAATTTACTTAACTAAATACAATTCTACTCTGTTTCTCAGGTATAAATATGGTGAAAAGTTCGTAAAACATGATATTTAGTCCACAAGTAATGACTTTAAAAATTATCGGAGTAATATGGATTTATGGATATATTAAGCGACATACTTAATCACTTAGATATGAAAACCAGCCTCTACTTTAGGACTGACCTTACTGCCCCTTGGGGAGTAAATGTTCCAGCGTATAAGAATGTGGCCAGATTTCATATTGTTTTAAGTGGTAGTTTTTGGTTTTCGACTGAGGGGCAAGAATCATTTAAGGTTTCCCCTGGCGACATTATCTTAGTACCACATGGAAAAGAACATACTCTAAGAGACAATCCAAAGTCTGATGTACACAGTTTAAATGATGTGATTGAAGGTGCTGAGTACAAAGCTGGTGAATTGTTAAAATATGGTGAGGGAACTGGTTCATGCACTCAATTAATTTGCGGACACTTTGAATTTGAGGAAGACAATGTTCATCCTTTTTTAACATCGTTTCCGAGTGTTATTCATATTAAAAAAGATGGTAAGCATAATTTTAGCTGGCTTGGAACGGCCTTAGATTTTATTGATTATGAGAGTATTAATCGAGAGCCAGGTGCCGACTCAATTATAAATAAACTCTCAGAGGTTACTTTCATTCAAGCTCTCAGAAGTTTTATGAGAGAAAATGCTGTTAATACACTATTTTTATCAGCTCTAAATGATAAATACATAAGAAAATCTATAGAAGAAATACATACTAATCCAGGAAAAAAATGGAAACTTGAAGACCTTGCAAAGGCGGCTGGTTTATCAAGGACCGTTTATGCTGAGAGATTTCATAAACTCACAGGAACGACTCCAATGAACTATGTTACTCAGTGGCGAATGGAAAAAGCAAAAAAATACTTGAAAGATGAAACATTAAGTGTAGACCAAATTGCCCAAGAAATTGGTTACGCTGCCAGTGAATCTTTTCAAAAAAGTTTTAAGAAAATATTTGGTGTGACTCCAAGTGCGTATCGTAAACAATACAGGCAACAATAGTATTTATATATATCATTTCTGAGTAAGTTTCTTTGTAAAGCTCTCAAGTGACGACAGTCCCTTTTGCACCTTAATCAATGATGTCTTTTTCATTTGATGATTCAATAGCTTCATTGATCCAGAGCCTAGAGCTACAGAAAAAATTATTGCAAGAAATATGGGGAGTACTCGGTAGACAGTGGAGAATGAACCAAACTCGCGATCTAGAAATGTCTTGAAGCATTCATAAAATCTAAAATTCTTTCGTTAGTAATCTAAGTATCGGTTTTCTTATTCATTATTTTAATTAAAAATTACACCTCACCACCAACATTGAATAATGAATCCCTGAATTACTTATGTGGCTTAGTTTCTATCTACAATCGTAAAGTAGTCTAAGTCTGTAATTCTCAAAGTTTCTATATCCGTAGGCTTTCCTCTGAATGAGCTTAGCCTTACGATTATACCCCTCGGTCTTCGCATTAGTTATTCCAGTCTTGAAGTAATTTAATATTTCAATTCGCCACTTAACTAAAGTTCTACGAAGGGATTGAACTGCTTTTCTTCCTGAGTGAGCCATTTCATCAGTTAGCTTTGTAAGAGCCTTCTTAGCCCGTTTAAAGCCTCTTATATTGTAAATTGAAAGCATTCTCTCTTTATATTTATATATCTCTTTAAGCTCTGGGAAAAGGCCATTAATATGTTTAACAATTGATCTTTGAGAAAAGCTTAAGCGATCATCTCTCGTTAAATATAATCTTCTCATAGGACTAGTTTTAGATTTTAGAAAAACAGGATGCTTCATTGTTTCAATACGAATTTTATTAAGAGCGTGATTAAACAATTTGATAACATGAAATTTATCACTAGTAATTTTAGCGTTTGGAAAATGAGACTTTACAAATTTTTTATAAGTTGAAGACATATCAATAACTACGTTCTTAACATTTTCTCGACCGCTAATCTCAGTCGCTCTTGATGACATTAAGTTATCAAATGAGCGTCCTAGAGTGACTTCACGGACTCTGTTGTTATTAAAGTCTACAAATACAGTCGCAAATTCTTTGTAATGAGTTTTCGTATTTCTAACAAAGCTATGTTCATCAATTCCAATAGTCTTTGGCCATCCATAATTCATTTTTTTTGCTTCTAACGAGAGCTGCTCGTAAAAAGCTTTATATACTAACCATGATGAACATCTAAGTTTTTTGGTGACTCTTTTAAGGTCTGTGAAGTTTGAAGCGCACCACCTGATGTGAGATCTAAATCTTTGAGTGGAGCGAAATCCTTTTCTTATTCCAGGAACAGGCTCCCTGAATACAGCATTACAATTTTGACATCTAAATCTTCTTTTTCTAATTCTCAGGTAAACAATTTTGTCACGAATAGGGACGTCTTTAATGTGAACGTAGACTTGATCATGAATTTTAGTGGTCTTTGTTGCACACTTTGGACAGACTTCAAATTCAGAAACTTTATAGGCATCAAATTGAATAATATGATTTGTGAGGTTTCGTTTGTTAGTAAATTTAAGTTCTGGAAGTGAAAATAGTTTGTTAATCTGTGACTCGAGCATCGAGTATTCTCCTTGTAAAAAACTTTGTTGCAAAAGAATTTTATCAGATTTGAATACTCGTGCTTATCTTGACTGTTTTAGTCTTGATTCAGTGCCATCCACTGTTAACCGAGAAGACCCGTTATGGTCGACTTTAGAAAGATCTTTGATCCAAGTGGCAGACTTCAGTGGATTGATATTGATTGGGGCGACGGAGAAGTAGAAGAGGTAAACGAGGATACAAGTGCCTTTATGAAGCATAAGTATTCAGGGATTGGCGAATTTGAAATAAAAGTGATCGTTTCTAAAGAAGTTGACGGAGAAGATAGCTTGTCAGAGTCAATTCGTACTATCAGCGTGACTAACGATGAAATAGACTCTCTTCCTCCTCTTGTTGATTACAATATTTTAAATGAAGAGTTTGCTCCCTATGTTACCTTTAATATAAATAGATCAATTTCTCCAAACGCAGAGATTGTAAGCTCTGTCTTTGACCACGGAGATGGCTCTTTCTATTCTGGGGGAGATCAAATTCATACTCACTTCTATGAACCAGGAGTCTATGTCACAAAACTTACTGTGACAGATTCAAATGGATTGTCAGTTACTCAGTCTTCTCAAATTGTTGTTACAGACCCTTTAGAAAACTTAGTTGCAAATTTAAGCTGTGAGAAATCTTCTTATTATCTAGATGTAGAATGTGAAATCGTAGGAGTGGATAAGTTGTCAGCACTTTCTGAGATTACTGTCGACTGGGGTGATGGAGTTGTCCAAGAGATACCACTTCTACAGGGAGAATTTACTTGGGATGATTTTGAGCATTCCTACTCTGAAGTAGGAACTTATAAAGTTACTTTGTCTGTAAGTAATAACAGAGGGGAAAGTAAGAGCTCTGAAGCTACAATTGAGCTAGCAGAAAATACTCCTGAAAATCAAGCTCCTTACGCTAGCATTTACTGTAGTGCTACAGGAAATATCAAAGAAATTGAGTGTAACTTTTCTGGCTCAAATGATCCCGATGGTTATATTGAAAATTTCAATATAAAGATAAGTGATGGGAGTGAGTTTAACTTAAGCCATTCAAGTCCACTCTTTCATAACTTAGAATCAAACGGAATATTTGAAATTCTTCTTACAGTTACAGATAACAACGGGGCAAGCTCTAGCGCACAGACGACTATTGAGATAATTAATCAACTTCCTATTGTTGATGCTTTCTGTGAGAGTCATTCAGCTCTGGAGATTACCTGTACTTCATACTCATACGACCCTGACGGATATATTGTTAGTACCGAGTTTGATTGGGGTGAGGGAAGTATTAGTGGAGCAGAGAATTCTTTTACGGCTCAAGTTTCTAGTGGTGGAGCTCGAGATGTCAGAATTTCAGTTATAGACAATGAGGGGGGAGAGTCTTTTGAATATAGAACAATCTTTGTTTCTGAGAATCAGGCGCCAGTTGTGGGGTATGTTTGCGAATCTGTCGGCATTAATAATCTCTCCTGCTCAAGTTCTTCATACGACCCTGAAGGAAGTGAATTAACTTATTTATGGCAAGTTGATGGTCAGAGTTATCATTCTAAGAATATAAATATAATTATTAGCGGAGACACAACCTATCAAGTAACTTTAAAAGTAGTTGATGTGTTTGGAGCGGAGGCCATTAAGGTCGACTCTATTTCAGTTAAAAGTAATTCTACTCCACTTGTAATGTTTAATTGTAGCTTCACCAACGTTAATGAAATGAATTGCTTAAATCTCTCCAGTGATGCAGACAATGACCCTCTCTCGGTTGAGTGGTATCTTAACGGGGAACTCCGAGGCTCTCAAAATAACCTAGACTATATTCTTAAAGATGAAGAGCGAGGAAATATTGAAGTAAAGCTAGTTGTTAGTGACGGCCTAGAAGAGGTAGATTTTCTTCGTAATTATTATGTAAACATACTTCCGATTGTAAAATTCTCTTGTACACAAGAGAACTCTTTTATCGTTAGATGCTCTGCCGAAGAAATTCCTGACGATGGTATTGTTGAAGGATATTCGTGGGTAGTTAACGGAGTAGACTTTTACGATGGAATTTCTATTGAAATTCCTGTTCATAACTTTAATCTGAACAGAATTGACTTAACTATTACTGATGATTCTAACGAAATGGCAACCGCTTCTCAGAGTGTGATGTTCTATAATCTAGATCTCCCTCCAGAGGCAAGCTTTACATATGTTGTAGATATAGGCGGTAAGTCTATGTTTAATGCCGGTGAAAGCTTGATTGGTGGACGTAAGGTTTCGGAGTTTACTTGGTTTGTTAATGGCCTTGAGGTTGAGAATACTTCAGAGTCAGCAATTATTTATACATTTCCTAGTTTAGGGGAATATAAGATTAAGTTAGTCGTTATTGATGACCAGGGACGGGAATCAGAAGTTGTGAAAGATATTATAGTTTATGACATGGAGGTTTCACAGCCAACCTATGAGGAGAACTCTGTAGCTCTTTCTGGTGTTGATAGTGACAGTAATGGAGTTCGTGATGATATTCAAAGAGCAGTTAACTCATATGCTAAAGGAAATAGTTCTATAAAAGAACATTTAGGGGAGTATATAAAATTAAACCTAGACTTGATTTCAAATCTAGATAACTCAGCAGTCATAAATGATAAATATTTCAAGAAAAGGAAAGCTGTAAGATGTATCGCATCCTTAGTTCCAGATGAAGAGGTGAGCACTTTGCTCCAAGAAATTGATGTCATGTCATTTAATACTCGTGATAGAATTGAGAAATGGGCTGCAATGAAGGAGATGATCACAGATGAAACGCTTGATAGAGAAATGGAAGAAGCTGAACAAATTTGCACGTATTAGTATTTGCATAGTTCTAGGGATTACTGCGTATCGATGTGCAGACTTTTTTCCTCATACATATATGTGGCTGACGCATCATCCACAAATGTATAACGCAGAATTAGAGCCAGAGTTTCCGTCGTGGTTTAACGTAAATTTTGGAAGTCTTGAAGGCCCAGATACTAATAAGAATGGAATAAGAGACGATGTCGAAATTTATATGAATAGAGAGTTTGAAGATTTGGGTGAGGGAGAGATCGCAATCCTTCATCAGTATGCAAGGATGATACAAAACCGACTTAAGTACCCCGTGGGACATGAATATAGTAAAAAGCATTGGGAAGAAAGAAAACATCTATATGCTTGCATTTTTATTCTAGCAGATATTAAAGCGACTGCCTCATCTCGTGCGAATTATAAATTTATGAATAAAGATAGGGAGTTTGTATTCAGAAAA is drawn from Halobacteriovorax sp. JY17 and contains these coding sequences:
- a CDS encoding YdeI/OmpD-associated family protein; the protein is IVSFSHVDVVVENINGIFRIKNHDWTIMKEMLSDYPWQTPNLQSTSLGILHDLAISYKRDSIWWVMSAKKEETRLRRLGILITSSEAGEKNQLCERNNNFIFNNIKI
- a CDS encoding uracil-DNA glycosylase family protein, whose product is MSNALLRDIKKCQICKDFLPYDPNPIIQFKKSSKILIVGQAPGVLAHNSSKPWDDKSGERLREWLGITDKQFYNPSIVALVPMGFCYPGKGKSGDLPPRKECAEEWMEPVRNYLTNIKLEIYIGKYACDREFGKYGNLTTLIKNQYKSKDNKIVLPHPSPRNNIWLAKNRWFEKDALPYIKRKCRKFL
- a CDS encoding PKD domain-containing protein, whose protein sequence is MVDFRKIFDPSGRLQWIDIDWGDGEVEEVNEDTSAFMKHKYSGIGEFEIKVIVSKEVDGEDSLSESIRTISVTNDEIDSLPPLVDYNILNEEFAPYVTFNINRSISPNAEIVSSVFDHGDGSFYSGGDQIHTHFYEPGVYVTKLTVTDSNGLSVTQSSQIVVTDPLENLVANLSCEKSSYYLDVECEIVGVDKLSALSEITVDWGDGVVQEIPLLQGEFTWDDFEHSYSEVGTYKVTLSVSNNRGESKSSEATIELAENTPENQAPYASIYCSATGNIKEIECNFSGSNDPDGYIENFNIKISDGSEFNLSHSSPLFHNLESNGIFEILLTVTDNNGASSSAQTTIEIINQLPIVDAFCESHSALEITCTSYSYDPDGYIVSTEFDWGEGSISGAENSFTAQVSSGGARDVRISVIDNEGGESFEYRTIFVSENQAPVVGYVCESVGINNLSCSSSSYDPEGSELTYLWQVDGQSYHSKNINIIISGDTTYQVTLKVVDVFGAEAIKVDSISVKSNSTPLVMFNCSFTNVNEMNCLNLSSDADNDPLSVEWYLNGELRGSQNNLDYILKDEERGNIEVKLVVSDGLEEVDFLRNYYVNILPIVKFSCTQENSFIVRCSAEEIPDDGIVEGYSWVVNGVDFYDGISIEIPVHNFNLNRIDLTITDDSNEMATASQSVMFYNLDLPPEASFTYVVDIGGKSMFNAGESLIGGRKVSEFTWFVNGLEVENTSESAIIYTFPSLGEYKIKLVVIDDQGRESEVVKDIIVYDMEVSQPTYEENSVALSGVDSDSNGVRDDIQRAVNSYAKGNSSIKEHLGEYIKLNLDLISNLDNSAVINDKYFKKRKAVRCIASLVPDEEVSTLLQEIDVMSFNTRDRIEKWAAMKEMITDETLDREMEEAEQICTY
- a CDS encoding MAPEG family protein, whose product is MNIELTYLVYTAILSVLLWIPYITNRMFLWGIGTFIGNYPEGYPEKEPIPPMWAQRSKRAHLNLVETLPAFAAVVLVATIVSPGSESAICWAKIFFISRIIHAVVYTLGVPYLRTPVYLVGWFSILMIGFGVL
- a CDS encoding AraC family transcriptional regulator, whose product is MDILSDILNHLDMKTSLYFRTDLTAPWGVNVPAYKNVARFHIVLSGSFWFSTEGQESFKVSPGDIILVPHGKEHTLRDNPKSDVHSLNDVIEGAEYKAGELLKYGEGTGSCTQLICGHFEFEEDNVHPFLTSFPSVIHIKKDGKHNFSWLGTALDFIDYESINREPGADSIINKLSEVTFIQALRSFMRENAVNTLFLSALNDKYIRKSIEEIHTNPGKKWKLEDLAKAAGLSRTVYAERFHKLTGTTPMNYVTQWRMEKAKKYLKDETLSVDQIAQEIGYAASESFQKSFKKIFGVTPSAYRKQYRQQ
- a CDS encoding GNAT family N-acetyltransferase, which translates into the protein MSEIKLIHLFEVKEQEIVDLMNNNMVKKHMPLLNKGFSAEDCKTFLKSKKEIWDEHGYGPWAFLIDDKFAGWGGLQPENGEADFALVLHPKYWGYGKKIFNKIKNWAFNEIDIETITALFPPGRTNSKAIKHLGFIDDGELTIDGELFLRFRFNRLKA
- a CDS encoding YHS domain-containing (seleno)protein; the protein is MKTTKLFTILAFLMLSTFAFAVEENALPALRGYDAISYHTIGRPVMGNGNHVSEYKGQQYLFINKENKAKFDGNPKRYAPAFGGWCAFGVSVNKKFHADPLVWEIVKGKLYVNLDNKIKGMWMKDISGNISKANTNWKKIRNRDSASL
- a CDS encoding ISL3 family transposase gives rise to the protein MLESQINKLFSLPELKFTNKRNLTNHIIQFDAYKVSEFEVCPKCATKTTKIHDQVYVHIKDVPIRDKIVYLRIRKRRFRCQNCNAVFREPVPGIRKGFRSTQRFRSHIRWCASNFTDLKRVTKKLRCSSWLVYKAFYEQLSLEAKKMNYGWPKTIGIDEHSFVRNTKTHYKEFATVFVDFNNNRVREVTLGRSFDNLMSSRATEISGRENVKNVVIDMSSTYKKFVKSHFPNAKITSDKFHVIKLFNHALNKIRIETMKHPVFLKSKTSPMRRLYLTRDDRLSFSQRSIVKHINGLFPELKEIYKYKERMLSIYNIRGFKRAKKALTKLTDEMAHSGRKAVQSLRRTLVKWRIEILNYFKTGITNAKTEGYNRKAKLIQRKAYGYRNFENYRLRLLYDCR